From Demequina capsici:
GACCCTCACGAGCCTCGTGATGCTCGCCGCGGCGGTCGGCGGAGCCGTGCCGCGCTGGGCGGCTGCACTCGCACCGCATGCGTGGCGACGCCTCGTGGCCACGGCCGCCGGCGTGACGCTCTCCACAGGCATCGCGGTGCCGTCGTTCGCGGTCGACGCCGCGCCTGGCTGGAACAGCCCGGTGACGGTCGCCGGGACGGACTGGGCACCCGGGTGGGTCGAGTCCCCGGCCGTACCGCAGCTCACCACCCACCCTCAGGTGGACGCGGCACCGGGGTGGCAAGCGGATGCCTCGCCGTCGTCGCTGGCCGTCGACGCCGCAGGGACCGCCGACACCGCGCCGGCCACCAATCCGGGCGCGCCGCCGGCCTCGCTCACGGTCGAGGCGGGCGACTCGCTCTGGACCATCACCGCTGACCTCCTCGGAGACCAGGATGCCCACGACATCGCGTCGGCGTGGCCTGCGCTCTACGAGGCCAACCGGGTCACCATCGGCGACGACCCAGGGCTCATCCAACCGGGTCAGGTGCTCGCCGTCCCCGCGGAGCTCGCCCGGTGAGCGCGCAGCCGCTCAGCGCGAGGACTGCGCCGCGCCGTCCGCTCGGCACAGCCGCAGGCACGCGCCGACCCCCCGCAGGTCCAGGGCGGGCGCAGGTCCTGCCGGCCCCCAGCTCCCCGTACGAGCGCAAGCGGCGTCCGCTCGGCGATCCGTCGCCACTGGCTTGCACGATCGCGAAGGCCTCGCTCGAGGCCGTCCACGGCTCGTCCGCGCTCGACGCGCTGACGCGCTGGATCGACCCCACCGTGCGCCTGCAGCTGTCCAAGCAGCAGTCCATCGCGCGGCGCGCGGGCCAGTCGGGCGTCGGCAATGCCCAGGTGCTGCGAGCACGCGTGTGCCGCGTGTCAGCGACTGCCGCAGAGGTGAGCGTCGTGGCCGGCTGGGGCGATCGCGTCCACGCGATCGCCTTGCGCATGGAGGATCGTCGCGGTCGATGGGTCGCCACGGTGATCGAGGTCGGCTGACCTCGCAGTAGTCGCAGACAACAGAGCAGTGGCCCGACGGATCACCGTCGGGCCACTGCTCTTGCCATCTCCGTTGACGGGGGCTACGCCTCGTTCTTGCCGTGGCACATCTTGTACTTCTTGCCCGAGCCGCACGGGCACAGGGAGTTCTTCGCGGTGCCGGGGAACGTGATGCCGTCGGACTCGGCCTTCTTCGCACCGCCGGCTGCACCGCCCTTCTTCGCGCGCGAGTCCTTCACGACCTTCGCGGACCCGTCCTCGGACGGACCCGAGTATGTGAGGGGGGCCATGGTCATCTGCATCCCCGCCCCGTTGCCGGTCGAGGTCGCGGGACCCACGAGGCGACGTCGCGTCGCTCCGTCTGCCGCAGGAGCAGGCGCGGTCGCGGCGGTGGCCGCCGCAGACGTCGCGTCGACGCTGGGACCGGGCTCGGGCTGAGGCGCCTCGCGTCGCTCCACCCGGTAGAGCACCTGGATCGCCTGACGCTTGATGCCGTCGGTCATGGCCTCGAACAGCCCGTAGCCCTCACGCTGATACTCGGTCAGCGGGTCGCGCTGGCCCATCGCACGAAGGCCGATGCCCTCCTTGAGGTAGTCCATCTCGTAGAGGTGCTCGCGCCACTTCGCGTCGAGCACCTGCAGCAGCACCTGACGCTCGACGGTGCGCATGATCTCGGAGGAGATGCGCTCCTCGACGAGGTCGTACTGCACTCGCGCGTCGGCCGTCAGCTCACGCACGAGGAAGTCGGTGGAGAGCCCGGAGACGCCGCCGGCCTCCTCCGTGACCTCGTCGATCGTGAGGGAGACCGGGTACACCGCGCGCAGGTCCTTCCACAGTGCTTCGAGGTCCCACT
This genomic window contains:
- a CDS encoding LysM peptidoglycan-binding domain-containing protein, encoding MAVMPIASCVLGGLAMDLARSAGEPGAGPDALIAPLIVGLGALVCGYLTLTSLVMLAAAVGGAVPRWAAALAPHAWRRLVATAAGVTLSTGIAVPSFAVDAAPGWNSPVTVAGTDWAPGWVESPAVPQLTTHPQVDAAPGWQADASPSSLAVDAAGTADTAPATNPGAPPASLTVEAGDSLWTITADLLGDQDAHDIASAWPALYEANRVTIGDDPGLIQPGQVLAVPAELAR
- a CDS encoding Rv3235 family protein — its product is MSAQPLSARTAPRRPLGTAAGTRRPPAGPGRAQVLPAPSSPYERKRRPLGDPSPLACTIAKASLEAVHGSSALDALTRWIDPTVRLQLSKQQSIARRAGQSGVGNAQVLRARVCRVSATAAEVSVVAGWGDRVHAIALRMEDRRGRWVATVIEVG